The sequence GGACGTTAAAGACGGGAAAGTGGTTAAAGGGACGAACTTTGTAAATTTAATTGATGCCGGGGATGCAGTCAGTCTTGCAGAACGCTATAGCAGTGAAGGCGCAGATGAACTTGTATTCCTTGATATAACGGCTTCGGCCGAGAAAAGAAAAACACTCCTGGGGCTGGTTGAAAAGGTGGCAAAGGCTATCCGGATCCCTTTTACAGTGGGCGGCGGCATTTCGGAGCTGAAGGACATTGAAAGCCTTCTTAAGGCCGGTGCCGACAAGGTATCGCTTAACTCATCAATTGTCCGCAATCCTGAGCTTATTACACAGGCCTCCAGGCGCTTCGGCAGCCAGGCCATAGTAGCTGCAATTGACGTAAAGCGGGCGGGCGGCCTCTATAAGGTTTATGTAAAAGGAGGACGCGAGGAAACTGAG comes from Ignavibacteria bacterium and encodes:
- the hisF gene encoding imidazole glycerol phosphate synthase subunit HisF; its protein translation is MVSKRIIPCLDVKDGKVVKGTNFVNLIDAGDAVSLAERYSSEGADELVFLDITASAEKRKTLLGLVEKVAKAIRIPFTVGGGISELKDIESLLKAGADKVSLNSSIVRNPELITQASRRFGSQAIVAAIDVKRAGGLYKVYVKGGREETELEGLSWCKKAAELGAGEILLTSMDKDGTKDGYDVEFLREITSSVTIPVIASGGAGKKEDFLEAFLKARVDACLAASLFHFSILEIKELKKYLKENNIKVRL